A stretch of Carya illinoinensis cultivar Pawnee chromosome 14, C.illinoinensisPawnee_v1, whole genome shotgun sequence DNA encodes these proteins:
- the LOC122293687 gene encoding uncharacterized protein LOC122293687 encodes MSSCQSTGATSTTLAPVRSEDPAWAHARAVPGARNNTECLYCNKVIRGGGITRLKYHLAGIPGNVEACKKVSEDVKWQMKELLDEIKRSKEKKRKISSEIGGDIDLTSDDIDDSNSMEGQSQLSKGKGKSGESGTGKSVGGLSRFFAPRTTPGAQPSIKSSMCSNEMLVQAKMAVARWWYDSNLPFNAAQSKFYQPAIDAMTAIGPGFKGPSLYELRGNLLKMTVNEVQDYLQQIKKVWNDTGCTLMADGWTNQKQQSIINFLVYCPKGTMFLKSVDTSGLRKDAETLFNIFDEVVQEIGAENLVQFITDNDASYKAAGKKLQQKYGSFYWSPCAAHCIDLMLENFSDPRYFPLIDDTIKKAKKITKFIYNHGWVLALMRQEFTKGHDLCRPAITRFATNFLSIQCLLLFKKELRQMFTCDKWIASSHSKSIIGKEIAGIVLEDKEFWAQCQFIVKISEPLVRVLRLVDGDEKPAMGYLYDAMERAKENIKARCNNKVSIFSPFTRIIDSRWDKQLHSPLHAAGCLLNPGIFYSPSFKKKNDVIKGFNSCVMKMALDPDDQDKIIEELDSYNNAVGEFGHALAIRQRDKLNPVAWWTQFGCEVPTLQRFAVRVLSQCCSATGCERNWSTFDFIHSKKRNRLVHKRLNDLVFVRYNLKLRERSIKKGRDALNPINLENIDLMEEWVSEESELLDGEDLDWASIEEPLISLNEEDVDNEFMLLSSTVINRNVEAPSLIYFLACIAEIKGGVALTDVPAYLILSSVGDLNTTSHF; translated from the exons ATGTCTAGTTGTCAATCAACCGGTGCTACATCTACAACACTTGCTCCTGTAAGATCAGAAGATCCAGCATGGGCCCATGCACGTGCAGTGCCAGGGGCAAGAAATAATACTGAATGTTTATACTGTAATAAAGTAATTAGAGGTGGCGGGATCACTCGATTGAAGTATCATCTAGCTGGGATTCCAGGCAATGTAGAGGCATGTAAAAAGGTCTCTGAAGATGTAAAATGGCAAATGAAGGAGTTGCTTGATGAAATTAAAAGaagcaaagagaagaaaagaaaaataagctcAGAGATTGGAGGTGATATAGATTTAACATCTGATGATATTGATGATAGTAATAGTATGGAAGGACAATCTCAGCTTTCAAAAGGTAAGGGGAAGTCAGGAGAATCTGGAACTGGAAAGTCAGTGGGGGGATTAAGTAGATTTTTTGCTCCAAGAACAACTCCTGGGGCCCAACCTTCAATTAAGAGTTCTATGTGTTCGAATGAGATGCTTGTACAAGCAAAGATGGCTGTAGCACGCTGGTGGTATGATTCTAATCTGCCTTTCAATGCGGCTCAATCCAAGTTTTATCAACCAGCTATCGATGCCATGACTGCTATCGGGCCAGGATTTAAGGGCCCTTCTTTATATGAGTTGAGAGGAAATTTGTTAAAGATGACTGTGAATGAGGTTCAagattatttgcaacaaattaAGAAGGTTTGGAATGACACCGGTTGTACACTAATGGCAGATGGTTGGACAAATCAGAAGCAACAATCAATAATCAACTTTTTAGTTTATTGTCCAAAAGGTACAATGTTCTTGAAGTCTGTTGATACATCTGGCCTTAGAAAAGATGCTGAAACATTGTTTAATATCTTTGATGAGGTTGTTCAAGAAATTGGAGCTGAGAATCTTGTGCAGTTCATAACGGACAATGATGCAAGTTATAAAGCTGCAGGAAAAAAGTTACAGCAGAAGTATGGCTCTTTCTACTGGTCCCCTTGTGCAGCTCATTGCATAGACTTGATGTTGGAGAATTTTTCTGATCCAAGATATTTTCCCCTTATTGATGATACtataaaaaaggcaaaaaagataACAAAGTTCATCTATAACCATGGTTGGGTTTTGGCATTGATGAGACAAGAGTTCACCAAAGGTCATGATTTGTGTCGTCCTGCAATTACAAGGTTTGCgacaaattttttaagtatccaATGCTTGCTCTTGTTTAAGAAAGAACTGAGACAAATGTTTACTTGTGATAAATGGATTGCATCAAGCCATTCTAAAAGTATCATAGGGAAAGAGATAGCTGGGATTGTTTTAGAAGATAAAGAGTTTTGGGCTCAAtgtcaatttattgttaaaattagTGAGCCTTTGGTTCGTGTTCTACGACTTGTTGACGGGGATGAGAAGCCTGCAATGGGATACTTGTATGATGCAATGGAAAGAGCCAAAGAGAATATAAAAGCAAGATGTAATAACAAAGTTAGTATATTCAGTCCATTCACCAGGATCATTGATTCTAGATGGGATAAGCAGCTTCACAGTCCATTACATGCGGCGGGTTGTCTTCTTAACCCTGGAATTTTCTATAGCCccagctttaaaaaaaaaaatgatgttataAAAGGCTTCAACAGTTGTGTTATGAAGATGGCACTTGATCCTGATGATCAAGACAAGATCATTGAAGAACTTGACTCGTATAATAATGCAGTAGGTGAGTTTGGACATGCTTTAGCAATCCGCCAGCGTGATAAGCTTAATCCAG tTGCATGGTGGACCCAATTTGGTTGCGAGGTTCCAACACTTCAAAGGTTTGCTGTTCGAGTACTAAGTCAATGTTGTAGTGCAACTGGATGTGAGAGAAATTGGAGTACATTTGATTTTATTCATTCgaagaagagaaatagattAGTACATAAACGTTTGAATGACTTAGTATTTGTTCGTTATAACTTGAAGCTGCGAGagag GAGCATAAAAAAGGGAAGAGATGCTTTAAATCCAATCAATCTTGAAAATATTGACTTGATGGAAGAATGGGTGAGTGAAGAATCTGAGCTTCTTGATGGAGAAGATTTGGATTGGGCAAGTATTGAGGAGCCATTAATCTCACTAAATGAGGAAGACGTTGATAAT